GCTTGCCGTCGAACGCGCTCTCGTCGCCGGCCCACATCTGCTTGGCCAGCCGCAGCGTCTCCTCCAACTGCTCGAACCGCCGCGCCACCGGCGGGAACGGCACGCCGAGGCCGGCCGACTCCTCCGCGTTCCACGCGGCGCCGACGCCAAACCAGGCCCGCCCGCCGGAAAGGACGTCGAGGGTGGTCACCGTCTTGATGAGGATCCCGGGGTACCGGTACACGACGCCGGTGACCATCGTGCCGAGCGTGATCCGCTCGGTGATCGCCGCCGCGTACGCCAGCGCCGAGTAGCCCTCCAGCATCGGCTCCTCGGCCGCGCCCACACCGCGGATCTGGAAGAAGTGGTCCATCACCCACAGGCTGGCCAGACCCGCCTGGTCGGCCTCGCGCACGACGCGCGCGAACGTCGGGGCGATCTGCTCCTGACCGCCGGGGTACGTGAAGCTGGGAATCTGAATGCCGATACGCACCCCGCCAACCTACTCGCGTCCGCGACCGCGTCCACGCCGTCGTCCTCGCCCACGAAACCGGCCTGGTCCGTCCGCACCCGTTCTTACCCACGCTTTGGCCGCATCCCCTTGCCGCCGGCCGGGGACGCTCACACACTTCCCGGATGCCGGTACCCGGACGCGCGGCGACCGCGCTGGAGTGGTTGCTCTTCGAGCAGGACGGCGTCCTCACCACCGCACAGGCCGCGGCCGTCGTCGGCACCGGCCGGGTCCGCACTCTGACCGCGTCCGGGCGGTGGCGCAGAGCCTGTCGAGGCGTGCTGATCGCTCACAACGGTCCGCTCACCGCTGGCCAGGCGTTGTGGGTCGCGGTGCTGGCCGCGGGCAAGGGCGCGCTGCTCGGTGGACTCACCGCCGCCCGCGAGGGTGGCCTGCGCTGGCCCCGCCCGGGCCCGATCCATCTCCTCGTCCGTGACCCCGGCCGGGCCGCGAGCCTGCGTGGCCGGATGCCGCTCGACATGCCCGCGGTGATCGTGCACCGGACCACGGTCCTGCCCGACCACCACGTACAGGTCGGGCGCCCGATGCGGACGACGATGGCACGTGCCGTGGCGGACGCGGCGCAGTGGGCACGCGGCGACGACGAGGCCCGGACCGTGGTCGCCGCCACCTGCCAACAGCGGCTCGTCACGCCCGCCGAGGTCCGCGCGGTGCTGTCCGACCTGCCCCGCGCCAGCCGCCGCCGGCTGGTGCTGGAGACGTTGACGCTGGCCGAAGGCGGGGCCACCGCACTATCGGAGATCGACTTTGTCAATCTGTGCCGCCGGCACGGGTTGCCCGTACCCGACCTGCAGGAGCGGCGGCGCGACCGGGCCGGGCGCATCCGCTACCTGGACGCCTACTGGCGGGAGCAGCGCGTGCACGTCGAGGTGGACGGCGCCCACCACATGGAGGCGGGCCAGTGGGAGGCGGACATGCGCCGCCAGAACGAGATCTGGATCCGCGGTGACCGCGTCCTACGCTTCTCCGCCTGGCAGGTCCGTCACCGTCCCGCCGACGTCGCGCAACAGCTGAGCGCAGCACTCGCCACGTGAGATCTCCCCCTCGTCGCGGTCCGCGACTGCCGATCAGCTGCAGACGGTGTGAGCTTCGAAATCTTGGCGAGTTAGCGCGTTATATCGACGCTAACCTGCCAAGATCTGCCGGGGCGGCTCCTGGGTTAAGCTGGGCGACCGCGGAGGGTGAGGCGGCAACCCGCATGGGTCTCCACTGTGGAGTGCTGCGCGGAGGTTGATGTGCGTCAGCCGGCGTGGACGGCGGACTCCATCAGTGCGCGCAGCTCGGGGCGTTCCAGGTCGGTGACGGCGCGGAGCTTGACGTGGCGATGGACCTTGCCCTTGCCCTCCATCAGGCCGGCCGGGTCGGGCAGCGCGGCGCCCCGGGCGATGCCGAGCGTCACGTGCGCGCGGTACGCGGCGACGGTGAAGTGCAGCCCTTTGTAGCCGGGCGCGGTACCAAAACCGACAAGGTCGTCGTCGACGGTCACGACCGGGTCGGGCAGCACGTCGGTGACCAGCGCGCACGCCCGCCGGGCCAGGTCGGCGGTCGCCGGCTCGGCGGCGGCCAGCCACCGCTCCAACTCATCGTCCATGTGCGCACTATGCCAGCGCGGCCCCCAACCCGACGTCCGAAACCCGCCAGCCAGGGGCGCGCTCGTCGGCCACCGTTGAGGCATGACGTACGAAATCCACGCGCTGCCGGCCGCCCTCCTCGACACCGTCCGCGCGAGCGGGCTGGACGCCTCCGGCAACCCCGTCGAGCGGGTGACCGCGACCGGCGGCGAGCCGGTGCGCTGCTGCCTGCGCGACGCCGCGGCGGGCGAGGAGCTGATGCTGTTCGGGTACGAGCCGCCGCTGCCGCCGAGCCCGTACCGCGAGGTCGGCGCCGTCTTCGCGCACGCCGAGCGCTGCGCGGGCCCGGACGCCGGTGGGTACCCGGAGGGCTGGCGGGGGCGGTCGCAGGTGCTCCGGGCGTACGACGCGCGGGCTGGATCCACCCGGCCACGCGCGTGCACGACGGCAGCGACCCGAGGCCGCGATCGCGAAGGTGCTCGCCGCGCCGGGCGTCGTGCGGGTGCACAGCCGCAACGTCGCGTACGGCTGCTACATGTTCACGGTCGTACCAGCGGTATAGGCCGCCTTCGACCTAAGTCGGCGCGCGGCCGACCGACGGCCCATGCGCGGCGGCGTGGGCGGCACCGACCATCGTGGACATGATGAGTCGAGCGGAGTTCCTGCGCGGCGCCGCGGCGGCCGGGCTGCTGGCGTCCACGGCCGCGCTGGTGGGCGGGCCGGCCGAGGCGGGGCCGCGAAAGCGCGGTCTCACGTACCGCGGCGTCACGTACGACACCGGCACCGCGTTCCTCGGCGCGCTGACCCGCCCGTGGTGGAGCGGGTCGATGCTCGCCCACGACCTGCGCGCCATCGACGAGCGGCTGCACTGCAACGCGGTCACGGTCTTCGGCACGCACGTGGGGCGCCTCGTGCAGGCCGCGACCGGCGCGCTGCGGCGCGGGCTGCAGGTGACGATCCAGCCGCGCCTGTTCGACCGGCCGCAGGAGGAGATCCTCGCGCACCTGGCCCGCACCGCGCGCGAGGCCGAGCGGCTGCGGCGGCGGTACGAGCCGGAGGTGATCCTCGCCGTCGGCTGCGAGTACCTGCTCTTCGCGCCCGGCATCGTGCCCGGGGACACGTTCCTGGACCGCATCCGGTACCTGCACGAGGAGGAGTACGACTTCGCCGTGTTCCTCCAGCGCCTCGACGCGCTGCTGGAGAGCGCGGCGGCGGTGGCGCGGCGGCACTTCGGCGGGCGGATCACGTACGGCGCGATCGCCGGCGTCGAGACGATCGACTGGACCCGCTTCGACATCGTGGGGCTCGACTACTACGACTACCACGAGGACGCGGCCGACCACGCCGCCGCGC
The window above is part of the Phytohabitans houttuyneae genome. Proteins encoded here:
- a CDS encoding LLM class F420-dependent oxidoreductase, producing the protein MRIGIQIPSFTYPGGQEQIAPTFARVVREADQAGLASLWVMDHFFQIRGVGAAEEPMLEGYSALAYAAAITERITLGTMVTGVVYRYPGILIKTVTTLDVLSGGRAWFGVGAAWNAEESAGLGVPFPPVARRFEQLEETLRLAKQMWAGDESAFDGKHYKLERPLNSPPPVSRPHPRILVGGGGEKKTLRLVARYADATNLFDTPELPHKLDVLREHCAREGRPYGDIEKTALSVLTADSTPDQLQEIVGRLGEQGVDQVIFSARQPHLPNAVALLAGVAATFA
- a CDS encoding DUF559 domain-containing protein, producing the protein MPVPGRAATALEWLLFEQDGVLTTAQAAAVVGTGRVRTLTASGRWRRACRGVLIAHNGPLTAGQALWVAVLAAGKGALLGGLTAAREGGLRWPRPGPIHLLVRDPGRAASLRGRMPLDMPAVIVHRTTVLPDHHVQVGRPMRTTMARAVADAAQWARGDDEARTVVAATCQQRLVTPAEVRAVLSDLPRASRRRLVLETLTLAEGGATALSEIDFVNLCRRHGLPVPDLQERRRDRAGRIRYLDAYWREQRVHVEVDGAHHMEAGQWEADMRRQNEIWIRGDRVLRFSAWQVRHRPADVAQQLSAALAT
- a CDS encoding DUF1801 domain-containing protein; this encodes MDDELERWLAAAEPATADLARRACALVTDVLPDPVVTVDDDLVGFGTAPGYKGLHFTVAAYRAHVTLGIARGAALPDPAGLMEGKGKVHRHVKLRAVTDLERPELRALMESAVHAG
- a CDS encoding DUF1203 domain-containing protein, with translation MTYEIHALPAALLDTVRASGLDASGNPVERVTATGGEPVRCCLRDAAAGEELMLFGYEPPLPPSPYREVGAVFAHAERCAGPDAGGYPEGWRGRSQVLRAYDARAGSTRPRACTTAATRGRDREGARRAGRRAGAQPQRRVRLLHVHGRTSGIGRLRPKSARGRPTAHARRRGRHRPSWT
- a CDS encoding abortive phage infection protein — translated: MMSRAEFLRGAAAAGLLASTAALVGGPAEAGPRKRGLTYRGVTYDTGTAFLGALTRPWWSGSMLAHDLRAIDERLHCNAVTVFGTHVGRLVQAATGALRRGLQVTIQPRLFDRPQEEILAHLARTAREAERLRRRYEPEVILAVGCEYLLFAPGIVPGDTFLDRIRYLHEEEYDFAVFLQRLDALLESAAAVARRHFGGRITYGAIAGVETIDWTRFDIVGLDYYDYHEDAADHAAALAPARRWGKPIMILEFGCCTYEGAPERGGEGWDIVDWESPVPTIPEGYVRSERVQADHLARMLDVFEAEGFLGASPYTFVMADSPHSPDPRYDLDMAGFGLVKVIRRDHLDPASPYRWEPKLSFHAVARHNLTRRR